The DNA window gcgttgatattataaactctctggtggaagaggttaatatgactgagagtctcgaatcagagctagaggacatttttgaagatgttcagcctgacctggaggaaccagaggaaataaaagaaattctgaaaattcctcaggaagaggataagcctcctaaacccgagctcaagccactaccaccatccctaaaatatgcatttctgggagaaggtgacacttttccaatgatcataagctctgctttaaatccacaggaagaggaagcactaattcaagtgctaaggacacacaagacagctcttgggtggtccacaagtgatcttaagggcattagcctagcaagatgcatgcacaagatcctattggaggatgatgctaagccagtgattcaaccacagaggcggctaaatccagccatgaaggaggtggtgcagaaagaggtcactaagttactagaggctgggattatttatcctatttctgatagccactaggtgagccctgtccaagttgtccccaaaaagggaggcatgacagtggttcataatgaaaaaatgaactggttcctacaagaacagtcacagggtggcgtatgtgtattgactacagaaggctcaatacaaccaccagaaaggatcattttcctttaccattcatagaccagatgctagagagactagcaggtcatgaatactattgctttttggatggctattcaggttacaaccaaattgcagtagatactcaagaccaagagaaaacagcattcacatgtccttctggagtatttgcctacagaaggatgccctttggtttgtgtaatgcacctgcaacctttcagaggtgcatgctctctatcttctctgatatggtagagaagttcccggaagtcttcatggataacttctcagtatttggagactcattcagctcctgtcttgatcatctagcacttgtcctgaaaaggtgccaagagactaacctggttttaaactgggagaaatgtcaNNNNNNNNNNNNNNNNNNNNNNNNNNNNNNNNNNNNNNNNNNNNNNNNNNNNNNNNNNNNNNNNNNNNNNNNNNNNNNNNNNNNNNNNNNNNNNNNNNNNNNNNNNNNNNNNNNNNNNNNNNNNNNNNNNNNNNNNNNNNNNNNNNNNNNNNNNNNNNNNNNNNNNNNNNNNNNNNNNNNNNNNNNNNNNNNNNNNNNNNNNNNNNNNNNNNNaaaattgccaaacctctgagtaatctgctagctgctgacacgccatttatctttgataaggagtgtctgcaggcgtttgagactctaaaagctaagctggttacagcaccagtcatctctacaccagactggacattaccattcgaactaatgtgtgatgccagtgaccataccataggtgcagtgttgggacagaggcataacaagcttctgcacatcatttattatgctagccgtgttttaaatgatgcacaaaaGAACTAcaaaaccacagaaaaagaattacttgtagtggtttatgccattaacaagttcagatcctatttagtaggatcgaaagtgattgtgtacattgactcttaaatatctactcacaaagcaggattcaaaacccaggctcataagatgggtgttgcttctgcaagagtttgatatagaaataagagacagaaaagggacagagaatcaagtagctgatcacctgtcccggatagaaccagtagcaagAGTGCCCCACCCTCCtattgagatctctgaaacctttccggatgagcaactcttcgccattcaggaagtaccatggtttgcagacaggaaagggaagaagcatgaaaggcttttctcaatacagagtcaaataaaacccccacattcaaactataagtttggtgttgggaggccacaaccaaactctaagtttggtgttgagaggccatcatcatgctctgagtatccgtgaggctccaagagagcccactgtcaagctactgacattaaagaagcgcttgttggtaggcaacccaatgttatatttatctattttccattgttattttatgttttctataggttgatgatcatgtgaagtcacaaaatcaattgaaaaagcaaaaacagaatgaaaaacagaaagaaaaacagcacaccctggtggaaaaatttgttggcgtttaaacgccagtaagggtagcaaatgggcgtttaacgcccagtctggcaccattctgggcgtttaacgtcagaaaggggcaccagactggcgtttaacgctaggaatgggcaagaagctggcgttaaatgccagaaatgagcagcagcctggcatttaacgccaggattggcagaaaagggcgttttgcacgccacttggtgcacggatgagctatccttgacacctcaggatctgtggactccCACAGTCTCCCCacttaccccaccactctctctcttcttcacccactcaccaatcacctcaatacctctccacccctatataaacccatcttcaccccctcattttcacacaacctaaacactacttctcccccttggccaaaacacaaagccccctccatctcctctatttcctcttcttctattctcttctttcttcttttgctcgaggacgagcaaaccttctaagtttggtgtgataaaagcgttgatttttgtttttccataactatttatggcatctaaggccggagaaacctctaggaagtggaaagggaaggcagttgcttccaactccgagtcatgagagatggagagattcatctcaaaagcccatcactaagaaagaggatggagcaaacaaaagagcccactcatggacctcaacaaaagCAACCATTATCCTTCATGAAATCAGAGAGGAGCAACAAGggtaaggaagagacattgaggagctcaagcactccataggatcttcaagaaggagaactagccatcatcactaaggtggacccgttccttaattttcttgttcttattattctgtttttcgatttctaTGCTTgatgttctatctatgtttgtgtcttcactacatgatcattagtatcttagtgtctatgccttaaagctatgaatgtcctatgaattcatcacctttcttaaatgaaaaatgtttttattacaaaagaacaagaagtacaggattttgaattcatctctgaaaatagttgaattagtttgatgtggtgacaatactttttgttttctgaatgaatgcttgaacagtgcatatgtcttttgaatttgttgattaaagaatgttaaacttgttggctcttgaaagaatgatggtaaaggagaaatgttattgaggatctgaaaaatcatcagattgattgttgaagcaagaaaaagcagtatatgcgaaaaaaagagagaagaaagagagcaagcagaaaaagccaatagccctttaaacaaaaaggcaagggtaaaaataaaaagtgatccaaggcaaaaagagtgtgcttaagaactctggacacctctaattggggactctagcaaagctgagtcacaatctgaaaaggtttacccagttatgtgtctgtggcatgtatgtatccggtggtaatactggaagacagagtgctttgggccacagccaagactcataaagtagatgtgttcaagaatcatcatacttaactaggagaatcaataacactatctgaattctgagttcctatagatgccaatcattctaaacttcaaaggataaagtaagatgccaaaactgttcagaggcaaaaagctactagtcctgctcatctaattggagctaagtttcattgatattttggagtctatagtatgttctcttctttttatcctatttgattttcagttgtggggagaagcaacaatttaagtttgctgttgtgatgagcggataatttatacgctttttggcactgtttttagtatgtttttagtatattttagttagtttttattatatttttagtagttttttattaaaattcacttttctggactttactatgagtttgtgtatttttttgtgatttcaggtattttctggctgaaattgagggacctgagcaaaaatctgattcagaggctgaaaaaggactgcagatgctgttggattctgacctccctgcactcgaagtgtattttctggagctacagaagctcaattggcgggCTCTCAATTgtattggaaagtagacatcctgggcttttcagcaatatttaatagttcatacttttcccaagaatttatggcccaaaccggcgttccaaatcagcttcagaattcccggcgtttaacgccggaactggcacaaaagttggagttaaatgcccaaactggcacaaaagctggcgtttaactccaggaaaagtatctacacatgaaagcttcaatgctcagcccaagcacacacgaagtggaccccggaagtggatttttacattatttactcattcttgtaaaccctaggtcactagttcaccataaataggactttttgctattgtatctggATCTCATGACACAATACacatttcatattgtatcttctatagcatgagtctctaaaccccaaggttgggggtgaggagctctgctgtgtcttgatggattaatgcacttactactgtttttcattcaatcacgcttgctaccattctaagatgtcacttgttcctcaacttgatgaatgtgatgatccgtgacactcatcatcattctcacctatgaacgtgtgcctgacaaccacctccgttctaccttagattgagtggatatctcttggatcccttaatcggaatcttcatggtataagctggaattgatggcggcattcttgagaatccggaaggtctaaaccttgtctgtggtattctgagtaggattcaaggattgaatgactgtgatgagcttcaaactcgcgattgtggggcgttagtgacaataaaccctacatacagcttgccatggaaggagtcttgtgtgcttgaagaagaagacagtaggaaagcagagattcagaagatagagcatctccaaaacctcaacctgttctccattactgcaaaacaagtatctatttcatgttcttttacttttcacaattaaacttgagaattattgatatcctgactaagagttacaagataaccatagcttgcttcaagccgacaatctccgtgggatcgacccttactcacgtaaggtattacttggatgacccagtgtacttgctggttagttgtgcggaattgcaaaagtgtgattgcgatttcgtgcaccatctatgctaatacctaactattcactcttagtgctaacccaactaagaaagggataccttacaggtacaagatacaagacatagACATACctaaaaaaatctgaaaataactctaggcttttctctcaagtgtttcactcagcctttttccactcatggcttttacttgagttttctcacaatgccttttctcactAGAAATTACAGAATGATAAACattgaaaagtacattacaatcagtaaaacatgaaggagattgactttatcaacagcctctttgctatgtgaaaAACCAGCTTTGCAAACCACTGATTTAGTTCTTCAGTATTagccgaatgcttctttgatagaaagcattatccaagtagaggaacttcacAGGGAATACTTCACAGAACACAACTCTCAAACTCTAGTTTTCTCTCCTTGATTCTGAATGAGCAAGAAGTTTTCTTTTATTCcccttgcatgttgctgggaCCTTCtcccaaggtcaacaccttgagccttgagcttcaccaaccacaGATTTACTTTTTCTCAATAATCCTCATAATAGAAACTTTCCCTCTGACTTCCtcatcttgaccgaaagccacaaAGCAGTAACCATAGAAATATTCTCATGGTTAACTTGATCTTAGCCATTGAAAAACTACTTGGTTCCCAAGTATCACTTGTGACCGTAGATGTGAagcagaatagggcagagaacaACTTTCCCTTGAATGCCATTTTtggatagagcagagagttgggaagaagagaagaagatctgatgcatgcaagatgagatggattacctttaacctaagcttgatttggtttgggttttctgttttttgcttctttggttaCTAGCTTAGGGAGGaagctttttctctttctctttcttacttttctaaaGCCTTGATGTGACTTGATTAGAGAGGAGAGGAATGTTGCTTTTGGTTAAGCAAAAGAGAGGGATTTGCATTTCTGAAACCAGATCAGGCTTGGATTGGTTGTTGGTATGCTTGGCCCGATTTAATTTCTTTggcttctttctttgctttttcttgGGCTCTTTATTTTGCTTTCAGCCCGATATTCTTGCTGATTTCTTTTGTTTGATGTTGGGCTGCTGCAACTTAATTAAGGCATgcaacataataataaataattagcaacatatactcattaattaatttgtcaacactaattatttattttgccaaaaataatgtttgtcatcactaattactttagttaatttcttaactcaacaatctcccccttgatgacaaacgtaatttaagcaataataaaaaagaaatatatttgagtaaggtttagaaactccctTTGATTTTTGTCATTTGCTCTTATGTTGCTCCCCCTTTCCTTTTCAAGATTAGCTCCCCTTGAATTTGTGCTTTCCTCTTGGTTCctaattttctttgattttatagAGAGCACAATAAAGagctaaaatatatttatcttgGCTAAGGGATATCAGTTAAGCAACATCACATAATCAGCCCAACATCAAGCTAATACCATCAGCAAACTGATTCAACATGTGAAATCAAGTATTAATGCAGCGAAAATTCCAAAAGAAGTACTTGAATCTATTATCCTATTGCtattactcccccttttgtcatcaagggtggaTAATAAGCAAGATCAACAAAAACAAAGTCTTGCATCCTGCAGAAAAGAGTTAGTCCATAGTGCAAAGTATTGACTAAACTACCAAAGGTGCAGCAATATCTAgagttattacagtcatccaaaataaaatagttCAAAAGTAGTTAAAGAAATAGAATTCATGAGATAAAAAGAGAGCAGCAGCAGCAGTTTTTATGAGACAAATCCTAGGCATCAGAACCATTTCCCTCCGAAGCAtcttcctcctcaacatcagtgGAAATGtcttcatcatgttgaagaTTATCGATGAAGGTCATGAGCACAACCACCCTATCCCTTGATTTCTTCAGGAAGTTCTCATGCTTCCTAGCTAGCTTCCTTTGTTCCTTGCTCATGGCAATTAAGTGATTTGATTGGGAAACAAACTCTTAAGCAACATCCTTGACCAAATTTAGCAGAGCAGATTTCTTCCCAGTGGAAATGGATGTACCCTCagtggaaggaggaggagatTCATCTGGGATGtactcttcatcatcatcatctagaaCCACTCTCTCAGATCTAGTTGGTCCTTTTTGCTATTTCACTGAACCACCCCCTTTTAGGTATGAATGTCTGTTTTCATAATCCTCATTTGACAGGTCAAcaccaaaattttcaaatatgcAAGTTAAAAACATGCCATAAGGTAGTGCTTTATCTTTCACACTTctaacagaatcaaacatgtatctagCCATCAAATAGGCAAAAAAGATTTCTGTTTTAGTGATTAGGGCATACAAAACAAGTGTGTCCGTGTAAgaaaccctttgatatgaaccactttgaggaATTAAGATGTGGTTGATAATACGATGCAACTGAGCACGTTCATATCCTAGGGCTTTGTGAGTGGGTGTGATGCCATCAATTAAAGAAACATGTTCACAAATGTGAGCTAGAGCATCATGGTAAGAGATACCAACACCTTCATCCCACTTCACAGATGTATAAGCACACGGCCCAATATCAGTGTACTTCAAGGAAGCATTGATGGTTTCATTATTCAAGATAATGTCTATGCTCTTAACATAAGAATGCACACTTCCTTCATGGTAagtcatgtttgcataaaattctttgactAACTAAGGATAAACAGgttttttgattttgaaaaggtgaTTCCAGTCTAAAAATTCCAGattttcaacaaaaagaaaacctttctttttcaaatcaggtAAATCAGCAAGAAAAGAGGGACATAGATTACGGTACTGAATAACTCCCTCATAAAAGTCATGGTTCATGGCAGATTTGAAACGATGGGGTTATAGTCTGAGTGAGATGTCATGAAGTGTGATTTGTGAGCAAAAGAGTCAATGTCGAGTTCTCTAACAGATTTGAGAGGGAGATGAGGGTTACCTCGTTGAGAGCGCACATGAACTGACCTGGATTTGGGTTGTGTTGGTTCGGGAACAGGTTCCTCAGGTGCCGGACGTTTGCCCTTGGAGGAGCTAGGCTTCGCAGAACCAGGTTTTGAGGAGCCTGGCTTGGAAGTTGTGGCCTTTGGTGGTGGTGTCGGCTTGGCAGGAGCAGGGTACCTTGGTATAGTCTTGGTCCGTGCCATGGGAGAAGTGCGAGGAGGAGAGGTAGGAGGAGAAGGTGATGGAGTAAAAGTGGTGTCTTGAGAACGAGTTGATGGTCTAGGATATCCTGGAAGTTTATGGATTTTCTCACGCGGTGCTCTTTTGGCAATAACTTTCTTCCCCATTTTTGGTTAGATTTAGGCTTTTGATGGAAGAGAGACAGTGGAGTGAGAGGGAAGAAACCGAAGGGTTGAGGAGAAGTTATGAAGGGAAGAAAGGGAGTgttggtaaccgtacccaaaagtggttttccaaaaccatgcaactgcatcacctTTTGAAATGACATGAAAAGACCTGACCTCATAAAATTAAGAtctgatttgatttgaaaataaaataggaaatgaattttaaattttgaaaaaccaaaaaaaaaataaactgaaaaatctttttggattataaacattaaataaaaaattattaaaaataaacacaCAGCCCATCAACCAAAAAATGTAACATTCACATATGGGCCCAGAGAAAGTTGGATTTAAGGAAACATAATGGACCACTCTAGATCTGATTTTGAGGTTGGCCCAGATTATCTTTCATTTGAAACAAGCTCAGAACACGCTGGCTTGATGGAGACGTTCATCACCTGCCTagaattgtctcatacctgtttatgagacaaaaaaaatCTCCAGCAAATACATCAGCAATTTTCAAATAAAGAATCATAACTCAAAATTCCTAGACAAGTCCTAAGCATACAGAATCTATCCTTAGCTaatggttttgtaaaaatatctgctaattgctcctcagatttaacaaattgaatactaatatcccctttttggacatgttctcttattgagtgaaatttcacttcaatatgcttTGTCCTTgagtgcaaaactggatttttagaaatattaatggcactcatattatcacacatcaagggaatattttcagcctttaatttgtaatcagcaagttgtgtttttaaccataagagctaagaacaacaagaagaagcagctattttctcagcctctgcagtggataaggccactgttagttgcttcttacttgaccaaacatttaaggactttccaaggaagcaacataaaccagaagtgctccttctatcaactctatcaccagcaaaatctgcatcacaataaccaactgcagaaaaatcatcaatcttaggataccaaagaccaaaattAGATGTGCCATGAACgtatctaatgatccttttaactgcataaagatgtgactctttaggtttggattggaacctagaacacaatccaacactttgcacaatatcgggtctagaggaagttaagtacataagtgaaccaatcattcctctatacatagtctcatcaacatctttctcagtttctccctTATCTAATTTAGAACTAGGATGCATGGGTgttcccatgggtttggcatttttcataccaaatttcttaactaattccttggcatacttttcttgatgattgaaaatacctttttcagtttgtttaatttgcagcccaaggaagaaattaagttcacccatcatactcatgtcaaattcacttgtcatgagttttccaaattcagaacaaagggattcatttgctgatccaaaaataatgtcatcaacatatatttggactagaatAAAAGAATCGTTAGAGTTCTTGATGAATAGAGTTGTGTTagtggtgcctctttgaaaaccatttttcaaaagaaaagagctaagtctctcataccaagctctaagagcttgtcttaaaccatagagagctttagacaatttgaaaacatgattagaatgttctttattttcaaaaccaggaggctgctccacatacacttctctatctatcactCCATTCAAgaatgcacatttcacatccatttggtataatttaaaaccacaataTGCAGtataagctaagagaagtcttatggcttccattcgggcaacagGAGCAAAtgattcatcaaagtctattccttcttcttggtcatatccttgtgccactagtcttgccttgtttcttgcaatgctaccATCTTCTCCTAACTTGTTTCgaaatatccacttggtgccggtcactttctttccacttggccttggaaccaaagtccatacttggttcttttcaaactcaagaagctcatcctccataGCTTTAACCCAAGACGGGTCACTAAGTGCTTCCTTGACGTTTTGAGGCTCTATTTGTGATAGAAGGGCAATGTTGGATCCTTCATTGGCCTTTCTAGTGGAAGACCTTGTTTGCACTCCATGAGAGAcgtccccaatgacaaattcctcaggataattcttcaagaatctccactCACGAGGTCTGGTGGAGTTGGAAGCAGATTCGGTCACCAAGGGATTCTGGGCGCTGTTGGCTGCAGGATTTccttcagattcatgagacaaaatggaaatgtctcttgaattttcagcatttgctgtttctggttcagcttgtccagaattttcttttccatgattttgagcagcttcatcctccttttgagcttgatttcctgcatcacaatcttccaaaatgctttgtaccaagttagtatcacaaaatttaacatgtatggactcttcaataattctagcattttgatgataaaccctatatgctttactagttgtggaatatcctacaaatAAACACTCGTAAGCCTTTGGATCAATTTTTCCCaagttttctttgttatttaaaacaaaacatttgcatccaaagatgtgcaagtaatctaagtttggtgggtagcctttccaaagttcataaggggttttcttcaaaaatttccttatgattgttctatttaaAATGTGGCAAGCTGTGTTAACCACTTTAGCCCAAAAgaattttggaacattactctcacaaagcatagctcttgtcatctcttgtatgcttctatttcttctttccacaacaccattttgttgtggtgttcttggacaagagaagttgtgagatattccaaattcctcacaaaatgattcaaacaaattattttcaaattcagttccatgatcacttcttatagaagagattttcaaatccttttcattttgaattttcttgcaaaaaggttcaaagtccgaaaaggcttcattttttgtgtgcaagaaataaaacccaaccaaacctagtatagtcatccacaattactaaaccataatgtttaccacctaggctttgagttcttgttggaccaaataaatcaatgtgtagcaactcaaATGGTCTTTTAGTAGATatgtcttcctttggtttaaaagaactttttgtttgttttcccatttggcaagcatcacaagtgacgtctttgtcaaactttatcaaaggaagacctcttactaagtttaaaagaactttttgtttgttttcccatttggcaagcatcaca is part of the Arachis duranensis cultivar V14167 chromosome 1, aradu.V14167.gnm2.J7QH, whole genome shotgun sequence genome and encodes:
- the LOC107482325 gene encoding extensin-like — protein: MGKKVIAKRAPREKIHKLPGYPRPSTRSQDTTFTPSPSPPTSPPRTSPMARTKTIPRYPAPAKPTPPPKATTSKPGSSKPGSAKPSSSKGKRPAPEEPVPEPTQPKSRSVHVRSQRGNPHLPLKSVRELDIDSFAHKSHFMTSHSDYNPIVSNLP